A genomic segment from Ciconia boyciana chromosome 5, ASM3463844v1, whole genome shotgun sequence encodes:
- the LOC140652483 gene encoding estradiol 17-beta-dehydrogenase 11-like, which produces MNPFLDLLLFLATLIYSYLEAFVKLFVPAKRKSVSGELVLITGAGHGVGRATAFEFAKRQSRLVLWDINKHGVEDTAAECERLGATVQAFVVDCSKREEIYSAAEKVKKEIGDISILVNNAGVITAADLLSTQDHQVERMFEVNILAHIWTTRAFLPTMMNNNHGHIVTVASAAGHFVTSFMVAYCSSKFAAVGFHKALTEELSTLGKDGIKTTCLCPVFINTGFVKNPSTRLGKILEIEEVVEALMEGILTNQKMVFVPSNQRVALLLERLFPERALAVLKKLTDVKFDAVIGQRSTQ; this is translated from the exons ATGAATCCGTTTCTGGATCTCCTCCTGTTTTTGGCTACGCTCATTTACTCCTACTTAGAGGCTTTTGTGAAGCTTTTTGTCCCTGCGAAGAGAAAGTCTGTCAGTGGAGAGCTCGTTCTCATCACGGGTGCTGGCCACGGTGTAGGGAGAGCAACGGCCTTCGAGTTCGCCAAGCGTCAAAGCAGACTGGTTCTGTGGGACATCAATAAG CATGGTGTTGAGGACACGGCAGCAGAATGCGAAAGGCTGGGAGCCACTGTTCAAGCCTTCGTGGTGGACTGCAGCAAAAGGGAGGAAATCTACAGTGCCGCAGAGAAG GTGAAAAAGGAAATTGGGGACATCTCCATCCTGGTGAATAACGCTGGTGTGATTACAGCTGCTGACCTGCTCTCGACTCAGGACCACCAGGTTGAAAGAATGTTTGAAGTCAACATTCTTGCTCACATCTGG ACCACAAGAGCTTTTCTGCCAACCATGATGAACAACAACCACGGTCACATTGTCACGGTGGCTTCGGCAGCAGGTCATTTTGTGACTTCTTTCATGGTGGCTTATTG tTCAAGCAAGTTTGCTGCAGTTGGATTTCACAAAGCTCTGACAGAGGAGCTGTCTACCCTGGGAAAGGACGGCATAAAAACTACGTGTCTTTGTCCGGTTTTTATAAACACTGGATTTGTCAAAAACCCCAGTACAAG GCTTGGAAAGATTTTGGAGATTGAAGAAGTTGTAGAGGCCCTGATGGAAGGAATACTGACCAACCAGAAAATGGTTTTTGTTCCATCAAATCAACGCGTTGCTCTACTTCTTGAAAg GTTGTTTCCAGAACGTGCCTTGGCTGTTCTGAAAAAGCTGACCGATGTCAAGTTTGATGCAGTCATTGGGCAGAGAAGCAcccagtga